GAACTGCCTTAAAAAAGTAAGAATATCGGTGTCCATATATATGAATTATCAAATTAGCATAGTCATTCGTTCTTCCCGGCTCTTTTCCAAAAAAAATAAGCGCCTGAGATATATGCAAAATAGCCCAAAACTTCGACAAGCGACGGATTCCCATTGTATCCAAACAGGCTTTTGAATATGCTTCCAACAGACCCGTTTTCATGAAGTGCGGGAAAAGAGCCGTCGGAATTGACCGGAGGATTTATGTCCCAGACATGCTCGATCAAGACAGGTATCGCTCCCGCCTCCTCGAACTCGTGCACGCCCTGAGCCACCAGTCCGGCCGCAAAAAAAATCAGGATCAGGCTCGTGAAGTTGAAAAACATTTTCACATTTATTTTCATCGAGCCCACAAAAACGGCATATCCCAAAAGAACCGCAACAGAAACTCCGAGCACCGCCCCGATCAAATTGCTGTTCCCCGATGCAAAACTCGCCGCACCAAGAAAGATGACCGTTTCCACTCCCTCCCGCAAGATCGATATGAAAACCAGGAAAAACAGTCCGGCCTTGTGCTTTGCCGAAAGCTCCAAGGATATATTTTTCCGGAGATCCTGCGCGACATGCTTTTGCCCCATCATCCAGAAGATCATGGTCGAAAGAAGGAATGCGCCGAAGAACATCGTGACTCCCTCAAAGATCATCTCGCCCCTGCCGCTGAATCCGCCATATATATTTTCAAATATGAAAGCGGCAAACACGCTGGCTATGATCCCCGCCGCAATTCCGACATAAACGACGTTGTTATATTTCGTCTGGCCTGTTTTCGAAAGATATCCGAGAACGATCCCGACCACGAGAGCGGCTTCGAAAGTTTCCCGGAACGTGATGATAAAATCCGCGATCATAGTTTTTCATTAAATTATTTTTTTGATTTTCACAGAGAGGCTTGTCGGGAAATGCACCGGAGCGCTCTCTCTTCAGCCCCTACGGTCGATCCCCTGTATTTTTTGTCCATATATAA
This genomic window from Candidatus Paceibacterota bacterium contains:
- a CDS encoding FTR1 family protein, whose protein sequence is MIADFIITFRETFEAALVVGIVLGYLSKTGQTKYNNVVYVGIAAGIIASVFAAFIFENIYGGFSGRGEMIFEGVTMFFGAFLLSTMIFWMMGQKHVAQDLRKNISLELSAKHKAGLFFLVFISILREGVETVIFLGAASFASGNSNLIGAVLGVSVAVLLGYAVFVGSMKINVKMFFNFTSLILIFFAAGLVAQGVHEFEEAGAIPVLIEHVWDINPPVNSDGSFPALHENGSVGSIFKSLFGYNGNPSLVEVLGYFAYISGAYFFWKRAGKNE